In Coregonus clupeaformis isolate EN_2021a chromosome 15, ASM2061545v1, whole genome shotgun sequence, one genomic interval encodes:
- the LOC121561539 gene encoding calponin homology domain-containing protein DDB_G0272472-like: MMKQLEEKDKQLDDMTQEVREKERLLEGKDNEIKEKKVELGDKDKKIKEKDHQLEDRNYRLGEKDKLLEEKESELKERRQELEEKYKLLEESEKQLKERDKQVEDVNNENAKLAQQICDVKTELERLRRETSAQMTEHGDTSDTGSILPVRRRHSMDGPPYMGGETSGTDHTLPLRRRNSMELIPPEMGGESSSPDSPVSPSVSELRLVLLGRTGAGRSAAGNTILGREEFGAQASPSAVTQRSKRREGEVSGRRLVLVDTPDWFCPGLSLEEMRQDVGLCVRLSAPGPHTFLLVIPVEPSRGEERGVLERIEEMFGEGCWEHTVILFTHADGLKEQSIEEFLQAGSQDLQQLVEKMWEQVPRPSTLRTGPMALRSQSCWSR, translated from the exons atgatgaaaCAACTAGAGGAGAAAGACAAACAACTGGATGATATGACCCaggaagtgagagagaaagagagactactGGAGGGAAAAGATAATGAAATAAAGGAGAAGAAGGTTGAACTAGGAGACAAAGACAAGAAAATAAAGGAAAAAGACCATCAACTAGAGGACAGAAACTATAGACTGGGAGAGAAGGACAAACTACTAGAAGAAAAAGAAAGTGAACtaaaagagaggagacaggaacTAGAAGAGAAATATAAACTACTAGAGGAGAGCGAGAAGCAATTAAAGGAACGAGACAAACAAGTGGAGGATGTCAACAATGAAAATGCTAAACTGG CTCAACAGATATGTGATGTGAAGACTGAGCTAGAGAGACTGAGAAGAGAGACCTCCGCCCAGATGACTG AACATGGAGACACCTCAGATACAGGTTCCATACTCCCAGTCAGGAGGAGACACAGCATGGATGGTCCTCCATATA TGGGAGGAGAGACCTCAGGTACAGACCACACACTTCCACTGAGGAGGAGAAACAGCATGGAGTTAATTCCTCCTGAAA tgggaggagagagcagcagtccagactccccagtctctcccagtGTGTCTGAGCTGAGACTGGTGCTGCTGGGGAGGACTGGGGCTGGGAGGAGTGCAGCAGGAAACACCATCCTGGGCAGAGAGGAGTTTGGGGCCCAGGCCAGCCCTTCTGCAGTGACCCAGAGGagtaagaggagagagggggaagtgtCTGGGAGACGGTTGGTGCTGGTGGACACTCCAGACTGGTTCTGTCCTGGACTCTCTCTGGAAGAGATGAGACAGGATGTGGGGCtctgtgtccgtctgtctgcccCGGGACCCCACACCTTCCTCCTGGTCATACCAGTGGAGCCCtccaggggggaggagagaggggtgctggagagaatagaggagatgtTTGGGGAGGGTTGTTGGGAACACACTGTGATTCTATTCACCCATGCTGATGGCCTGAAAGAGCAGAGCATTGAGGAGTTTCTCCAAGCAGGGAGTCAGGACCTCCAGCAGCTTGTAGAGAAAATGTGGGAGCAGGTACCACGTCCCTCAACATTAAGGACAGGGCCCATGGCACTCAGGTCCCAGAGCTGCTGGAGCAGGTAG